The window TCGAAGCCGAGACCCAGCGCGCGGCGCAGCATGCTTCCCGTGGCTACCTGCCGATCGACGGTATCGCCGCCTACGACAAGGCCGTGCAGACCCTGCTGTTCGGTCAGGACTCGCCGCTGATCGCTGCCGGTCGCGTGCTCACCACCCAGGCTGTCGGTGGTACCGGCGCGCTGAAGATCGGTGCCGACTTCCTCAAGCAACTGCTGCCGAACGCCACCGTGGCGATCAGCGACCCGAGCTGGGAAAACCACCGTGCGCTGTTCGAAACCGCCGGTTTCCCGGTGCAGAACTATCGCTACTACGATGCCGCCAGCAATGGTGTGAACCGTGCCGGCCTGCTGGAAGACCTCAACGCGCTGCCAGCCAAGTCGATCGTCGTGCTGCACGCCTGCTGCCACAACCCGACCGGTGTCGACCTGACGCCCGAGGACTGGCAGGACGTGCTGGACGTGGTCAAGTCCAAGGACCTGGTACCGTTCCTCGACATGGCCTACCAGGGCTTTGGCGCAGGTATCCATGAAGACGCCGCCGCCGTGCGCCTGTTCGCCGAGTCGGGCCTGACCTTCTTCGTTTCCAGCTCGTTCTCCAAGTCGTTCTCGCTGTACGGCGAGCGCGTCGGCGCGCTGTCGATCGTCAGCGAGTCGAAGGAAGAGACCGCCCGCGTCCTGTCCCA of the Pseudomonas vanderleydeniana genome contains:
- a CDS encoding amino acid aminotransferase, translating into MSLFSAVEMAPRDPILGLNEAFNADTRTDKVNLGVGVYCDESGKIPLLRAVVEAETQRAAQHASRGYLPIDGIAAYDKAVQTLLFGQDSPLIAAGRVLTTQAVGGTGALKIGADFLKQLLPNATVAISDPSWENHRALFETAGFPVQNYRYYDAASNGVNRAGLLEDLNALPAKSIVVLHACCHNPTGVDLTPEDWQDVLDVVKSKDLVPFLDMAYQGFGAGIHEDAAAVRLFAESGLTFFVSSSFSKSFSLYGERVGALSIVSESKEETARVLSQVKRVIRTNYSNPPTHGATIVATVLNNPELRAQWEAELAEMRDRIRDMRMQMVELLAKHGAKRDFSFVGRQRGMFSYSGLTVEQVARLKSEFGIYALDTGRICVASLNQRNIEAVVKAIVQVI